The following nucleotide sequence is from Apium graveolens cultivar Ventura unplaced genomic scaffold, ASM990537v1 ctg625, whole genome shotgun sequence.
TCGGTATTAATGGAGCCCTAAAACTTCCAGGCTGCAAGTAACAATTTAGATTAATGAGCTTTATGCTGACAAATCCCTACTATTCACTTCTACATACTGGTGATGATGAAAAATAAGGTCAATGGATTCAATAACATCATTTCACATTGATGAGTATGAAGTTCTTTATGTATTATCCTAGCACATGATTCGTGAACATGTTCCTACTAGAAAAATTATGCACAAATTATCATTAGCTCAGAGAGCTATTAAATGAGGGTCAATGGGAATCGCAAATGAAGGACAATCGGCCTGATACTAAAAAATTGAATACACGACAAAGGTACATATTATCCTTGTCGGACTCCCCTCCAAATTGTCATTACGTCAACTTCTTCCAACAAACATCTCAGAAAAACTAAAAATTGTCTTTCAAATTTTAGCTCATGTACAAAAATTACTAACAACTCATCTAAAACCAATTCGAACAACACGAGTTCTACAGCACATTCTGACAAAATGAAAACAAACAAGCAAGTCAAAGAAAACAAACCTGTATCCGAAACCAGCGACTCTAAGCTCCTCCTCAGAAACATCCGATAACCTATCCAAAGTAGGAAACTCATAAAACCTAAAACCCTCAACAGTCCCCAAATAAACCCCTAAGCCCGAAACGAAATCAACCATTTGAGTAATcctcttaatattattatttgaagaaCAAATAAACTGCACAAGACATTCCAATGGGTCCTGTCTAACAACTCTAGCACCTCCTAAATAAGGTGCTAACTGAGCAAACCTCGAATCGGAACCCGAAAACTCCTTCCACAAATCACTCAAACAAATACCCACATTCAAGAAATCCACCAAAACCAACTTAGCGTCAAAAAGATCATCTTTTGAGTTATGAAAACAAGCAGCAATGTCACCATTGTCAAGATGCTTGAGGGACACTAAATGGGACCCAACAACACCAGTGAACTCAAGTGGGCCAGTCTGTTTCCACCTGAATGTTTGGCCAGTCGGGAAGGTgaggggcaagaaaagctcagaTTTTGAGATGTTGAGTGGGACCCATTTGGGGGAAGATGTTAAAAGGGTTCTTTGAGGgttcttgaatgaatttgaaaTGGGTTTGGATTTTAGGGTTGCGGGAGATGATGGGGGTGGTGTTGAAGGTGAGGATGAAATGGGTCTTGATCTTTTCTTCATTATTGAAAAGGATTTTGGTAGTGATTGCATTAAACTGCCTTTCAAAATTGAAATTATCATCAACCTACTGCTCTGCTGCAAATTTGTGCTTATTTTTTCTCTAAATTGTGTTTAGAATTTCAATTTGACAAGTGCAAGTGGCAAATCTAATTCGCTCAATGGCACAAACAAATAGTTGGCACGATAACGGGAACCGCATATCCGTAAATTAACTGCGgatttgatttttaaataatcGTCATAGTCAAATCGCAaaccgatatatatatatatataatataatatataatatatatcataTAAATGCAGAAACAACAATATATAAGAATTAAAAAATAAAGAGTTTCGAACTTTGGGATATTGGactttatattttataatttaaataaggGGGTCGGTCTACAACAGACCGGTATATAACAAACACATGGGTAGCCGTTGTATCGGAGATTGAATGGCTGAGATTAAAGGCGGACCGCAGAAATTTTCAGCGGTCCGGGGTAATTACGAAAATACCCCTAACCACGGACCGTGGAAAATTTCAGCGGTTTATGGCGTTTTTTGTTTGCCTTATCCCTTGCAAACACAACTCTCTCAAACAGATATAAACAAACACAACAGCAGCCGCGCAGAAGCAGAAGCAGCACAGCCAAAAACCTAACACAACCTAACACCGCGAGCCAAAATCATTCATCTTTCTCGCAATTAAGGTATATAATCGATTCTTTTATGTTATTTACAGTTTTGTTGATATAAATTTATGTTTATTTTCTTATTGTAGATATGATTTTGTGTATGTAATTCAAATTTTTAgtgttaattaatgtatgaatcTTTGTGATGAATTAACATATGAAGTGTAGtatgattaaatttgatttttgagaaattcTAGGGTTCATAATTGGAattgaaaaatattagttttttaggatttacttaattaaaatttaatgttGATTAGTTAAATTCGTTTTTTAGGATATATTTAATGAAGAATTAATTTCGAATTAGTTGGTTTAATTAGTGGTTAAATCGAATTTAATTAGTGAATTACGTTTATAAATTTGGTAAAATCGAATTTGCATAATTTGGTAAATcgaatttttttgaattaatttagttaatttcgaattatgaaaaaatagtgtgaaattagggtttagtttaattttttgaattaatgtatttaattttaaatttaatttagtaATTTCGAATTTGGTAAAATTAGTGTTCAATTCTAAATAAATTAAGAAtttataatttatgaaattagggtAATTAGGTTATTATATGTGGTAATTGTTTTAATTGTGTACGTGGTGTTTTAATTGTGGTGATGATGAATTATGTTGACAATATTTTCAGGTATGGATAATTTTGGTGATTTCGGGAATATGTTGTCGGGCTCCTAATGCGCATAATATTATTTGGGACAATTGGTATCACGTCACTGAGGATGTTTGGGATGGTGCAGGGAGAGATGAGTTGCAGAGCTATTCGGGGAACAAGTCATTGCACTTGTGGAAGTTAAGGAGACCACAGCGGGAATTGCTACACATGCTGGGTTTGGATTATTGCAGACCCTGCTGTTGTCTTGGCTACTGCAACTCGGTTGATATCTGCTTTGGTGGAGCGTTGGAGACCTGAGACCAACACTTTTTTCCGAGGCAGGGGGAGAGACTGTTACATTGGAGGATGTGGGGTTTATTTTAGGGGGTGCCAGTTCAGGGGGATGCGCTGACTTGTGCGGGTGATAGAGAACAAGGCGGCGTATTTGCTAATAATTGGTTTGAGCCTTTGACCGAGGAGGAGGTGAAGGAGGCTTTGTATCGGAATAACATCAAGCTGGGGTGGTTGTTTGAGAGATATGGTGCACAGAAGACTGAGAAGAACCATATGAGGGCCACGGTTGTACAATACCAAGGCGTATCTGCTATTCATTATGGGTTGTATTCTCTTCCCCGGCATCAAC
It contains:
- the LOC141703111 gene encoding N-glycosylase/DNA lyase OGG1-like; the protein is MIISILKGSLMQSLPKSFSIMKKRSRPISSSPSTPPPSSPATLKSKPISNSFKNPQRTLLTSSPKWVPLNISKSELFLPLTFPTGQTFRWKQTGPLEFTGVVGSHLVSLKHLDNGDIAACFHNSKDDLFDAKLVLVDFLNVGICLSDLWKEFSGSDSRFAQLAPYLGGARVVRQDPLECLVQFICSSNNNIKRITQMVDFVSGLGVYLGTVEGFRFYEFPTLDRLSDVSEEELRVAGFGYRAKYITRTVDALRAKPGGGVKWLSSLRDLDLQMAIDALTTLPGVGPKVAACVALFSLDQHHAIPVDTHVWQIATTHLIPELAGTRLTPKLYGRVAEAFVCKYGKYAGWAQTLLFIAELPSQKALLPSILWTTAEKKPSKPKKAKKYVEDI